One region of bacterium genomic DNA includes:
- a CDS encoding FtsX-like permease family protein, producing MFETFIARRYLSTRHKPPFVSLILSISLLSVGVGVFSLIFVLSVMNGFERDFRSRILNFRAPLTVLSTTGEDLSERMEDFRAADPRIRKLVPFAEGEAVAQTEEGGVLGLRLRGLGEAPDEARLGRYYASEAFGEDSVVLGDELAAALHAHPDFPEELRIIFPLGDVGPSGEVMPRVRLLKLTGIFHSGFYDYDSKYALAPYAQALRLFGEQARTGLEVWVEPRDAADAVRAVLEAKGLKNLRVETWREANPKLFAATKLEKIGMFLLLGMLLLIAAFNIYGLVSLTVLDKTKDMAVLRAVGLSAARVRRIFLWKSAAIGFIGTASGGALGLLAAWLLTKYPVPLPASYYIEHLPVAVEPSDVVTVLLLVPFVTFLAALYPARQAGRVSPVEALRYE from the coding sequence ATGTTCGAAACCTTCATCGCCCGCCGCTACCTCTCCACGCGGCACAAGCCGCCGTTTGTCTCCCTGATCCTGTCGATTTCGCTCCTGTCCGTGGGCGTCGGCGTCTTCTCCCTCATTTTCGTCCTCTCCGTCATGAACGGTTTCGAGAGGGACTTCCGCAGCCGCATCCTCAATTTCCGCGCCCCGCTGACGGTCTTGAGCACGACGGGCGAGGACCTGTCGGAGCGCATGGAGGACTTCCGGGCGGCCGACCCGCGCATCCGCAAGCTCGTGCCCTTTGCGGAGGGCGAGGCCGTGGCGCAGACGGAGGAGGGCGGCGTCCTGGGATTGCGTCTTCGCGGGCTGGGGGAAGCCCCGGACGAGGCCCGTCTGGGGCGGTACTACGCCTCGGAGGCGTTCGGGGAGGACAGCGTCGTCCTGGGAGACGAGTTGGCGGCGGCCCTGCACGCGCATCCCGATTTTCCGGAGGAACTGAGGATCATCTTTCCCCTGGGCGACGTGGGGCCTTCGGGAGAGGTGATGCCCCGCGTCCGACTCTTGAAGCTCACGGGGATCTTTCACTCCGGATTCTACGACTACGACAGCAAGTACGCGCTCGCCCCCTACGCGCAGGCCTTGCGCCTCTTCGGCGAGCAGGCGCGCACGGGGCTCGAGGTGTGGGTGGAGCCGCGCGACGCCGCCGACGCCGTGCGCGCCGTCCTGGAGGCCAAGGGCTTGAAGAACCTCCGCGTCGAAACGTGGCGGGAGGCGAATCCCAAGCTCTTCGCGGCGACCAAACTGGAAAAGATCGGGATGTTTCTGCTTCTGGGCATGCTCCTCCTGATCGCCGCCTTCAATATCTACGGCCTGGTCTCGCTCACCGTGCTCGACAAGACCAAGGACATGGCGGTGCTCCGGGCCGTCGGGCTCTCCGCGGCCCGAGTGCGGCGCATTTTTTTATGGAAGAGCGCCGCGATCGGTTTCATCGGGACGGCGTCGGGCGGCGCACTGGGGCTGTTGGCCGCGTGGCTCCTCACGAAGTATCCCGTCCCGCTTCCGGCGAGCTACTACATCGAGCATCTGCCGGTCGCGGTCGAGCCGTCGGACGTCGTGACGGTCCTTTTGCTCGTGCCCTTCGTCACCTTTCTGGCGGCGCTCTATCCCGCGCGTCAGGCCGGCCGGGTCTCGCCGGTCGAGGCGCTGAGGTATGAATAA